In Pararge aegeria chromosome 5, ilParAegt1.1, whole genome shotgun sequence, one DNA window encodes the following:
- the LOC120623692 gene encoding cytochrome P450 4d2-like isoform X1: MITIVISIMLLVIILTSWFILVRDWQECNIPGPLPLPLLGFAHNLIMIKPSGFLPLLHRFKMEYGDAFRVHLFHNPYVILSHPKYVEPLVSHSELITKGRSYSFLRPWLGDGLLTSTGFRWRTTRKFLTPAFHFNVLQNFLPVFLKNEKILIKKLQNYADGRAFDAFPIIALTALDNVTESIMGVSIEAQTNSESEYVKAIETVAKIVSLRMRNPFAGEETIFRLLRHKKAQDEALGVLHSQTQKVIKMRREELKNVNKSGVNEQSDNGIKNKHDFLDLLLLSTIDGKKIDDQHVREEVDTFMFEGHDTTTSGISFTLYCLAKHPEMQEKILEEQRRILGQNLDRDPSYVDLKEMKYLELVIKESLRMYPSVPLIERLMVKDTEIAGLKLRKGTSVLVNIMEMHRNPELYDNPLEFRPERHDTASANSAKNAFSWLAFSAGPRNCIGQKFAMMELKITVASVIKNFTVLPVDVEEPGLCAELILRSEVGVNIKLKPRNKTC, from the exons atGATTACGATTGTGATATCAATCATgttattagttataattttgacgTCCTGGTTTATTTTGGTGAGAGACTGGCAAGAGTGCAATATTCCTGGACCTCTTCCCTTGCCTTTACTTGGATTCGCACATAATTTGATCATGATTAAGCCATCAG GATTCTTGCCACTGCTTCACAGATTCAAAATGGAATACGGAGATGCATTTCGAGTGCATTTGTTTCATAATCCATACGTAATTTTATCACATCCGAAATACGTGGAG CCCTTAGTATCTCACAGCGAGTTGATCACAAAAGGCCGATCGTATTCTTTCCTTCGGCCATGGCTTGGGGACGGGCTCCTGACATCTACAG GTTTTAGATGGAGGACCACTCGGAAATTCTTGACACCGGcatttcattttaatgttttgcaaaatttttTACCCGTTTTTCTCAAAAACGAGaagatattaataaagaaaCTGCAAAATTACGCCGATGGAAGAGCCTTTGACGCGTTCCCAATCATTGCGCTGACTGCTTTAGATAATGTTACAg AGTCAATAATGGGGGTATCTATTGAAGCTCAAACCAACAGTGAATCCGAATATGTAAAAGCAATTGAAAC TGTCGCCAAGATTGTATCGTTGAGAATGAGAAATCCCTTCGCAGGAGAGGAAACAATTTTCAGGTTACTTCGACATAAAAAAGCTCAAGATGAAGCCTTGGGTGTTCTGCACTCTCAGACGCAGAAAGTGATAAAAATGCGACgagaggaattaaaaaatgtaaacaaatctgGAGTCAATGAACAGAGTGATAATG gtattaaAAATAAGCACGACTTTTTGGATTTGCTCTTATTATCAACGATCGACGGAAAAAAAATCGATGACCAACACGTAAGAGAAGAGGTTGACACGTTTATGTTTGAG gGTCATGATACTACGACGTCCGGTATCTCATTCACTTTGTATTGTCTGGCAAAACATCCTGAGATGCAAGAGAAAATTCTTGAGGAACAAAGAAGAATACTTGGCCAAAATTTGGATAGGGATCCAAGCTATGT AGATCTCAAAGAGATGAAATATTTGGAGCTAGTTATCAAAGAGAGTCTACGAATGTATCCGTCAGTGCCGCTCATAGAAAGGCTAATGGTTAAAGATACTG AGATAGCTGGGCTAAAATTAAGGAAGGGTACTTCGGTGTTAGTGAATATAATGGAGATGCATCGTAATCCTGAGCTCTACGACAATCCTTTGGAGTTTCGACCAGAGAGACACGACACGGCGTCAGCGAACTCGGCAAAGAATGCTTTCAGTTGGCTCGCTTTTAGTGCTGGACCCCGGAACTGTATTG GACAAAAATTCGCAATGatggaattaaaaataaccgTGGCGAGTGTCATAAAAAACTTCACAGTGCTGCCCGTAGACGTGGAAGAACCAGGGCTGTGCGCTGAACTTATTTTGAGGAGTGAAGTTGgggttaatattaaattgaaaccTAGAAATAAAACTTgctaa
- the LOC120623692 gene encoding cytochrome P450 4d2-like isoform X2 produces MIAILLFIILVIIILTSWIILVRDCGKFNVPGPRPLPLVGNGHMFVTKPSGFLPLLHRFKMEYGDAFRVHLFHNPYVILSHPKYVEPLVSHSELITKGRSYSFLRPWLGDGLLTSTGFRWRTTRKFLTPAFHFNVLQNFLPVFLKNEKILIKKLQNYADGRAFDAFPIIALTALDNVTESIMGVSIEAQTNSESEYVKAIETVAKIVSLRMRNPFAGEETIFRLLRHKKAQDEALGVLHSQTQKVIKMRREELKNVNKSGVNEQSDNGIKNKHDFLDLLLLSTIDGKKIDDQHVREEVDTFMFEGHDTTTSGISFTLYCLAKHPEMQEKILEEQRRILGQNLDRDPSYVDLKEMKYLELVIKESLRMYPSVPLIERLMVKDTEIAGLKLRKGTSVLVNIMEMHRNPELYDNPLEFRPERHDTASANSAKNAFSWLAFSAGPRNCIGQKFAMMELKITVASVIKNFTVLPVDVEEPGLCAELILRSEVGVNIKLKPRNKTC; encoded by the exons GATTCTTGCCACTGCTTCACAGATTCAAAATGGAATACGGAGATGCATTTCGAGTGCATTTGTTTCATAATCCATACGTAATTTTATCACATCCGAAATACGTGGAG CCCTTAGTATCTCACAGCGAGTTGATCACAAAAGGCCGATCGTATTCTTTCCTTCGGCCATGGCTTGGGGACGGGCTCCTGACATCTACAG GTTTTAGATGGAGGACCACTCGGAAATTCTTGACACCGGcatttcattttaatgttttgcaaaatttttTACCCGTTTTTCTCAAAAACGAGaagatattaataaagaaaCTGCAAAATTACGCCGATGGAAGAGCCTTTGACGCGTTCCCAATCATTGCGCTGACTGCTTTAGATAATGTTACAg AGTCAATAATGGGGGTATCTATTGAAGCTCAAACCAACAGTGAATCCGAATATGTAAAAGCAATTGAAAC TGTCGCCAAGATTGTATCGTTGAGAATGAGAAATCCCTTCGCAGGAGAGGAAACAATTTTCAGGTTACTTCGACATAAAAAAGCTCAAGATGAAGCCTTGGGTGTTCTGCACTCTCAGACGCAGAAAGTGATAAAAATGCGACgagaggaattaaaaaatgtaaacaaatctgGAGTCAATGAACAGAGTGATAATG gtattaaAAATAAGCACGACTTTTTGGATTTGCTCTTATTATCAACGATCGACGGAAAAAAAATCGATGACCAACACGTAAGAGAAGAGGTTGACACGTTTATGTTTGAG gGTCATGATACTACGACGTCCGGTATCTCATTCACTTTGTATTGTCTGGCAAAACATCCTGAGATGCAAGAGAAAATTCTTGAGGAACAAAGAAGAATACTTGGCCAAAATTTGGATAGGGATCCAAGCTATGT AGATCTCAAAGAGATGAAATATTTGGAGCTAGTTATCAAAGAGAGTCTACGAATGTATCCGTCAGTGCCGCTCATAGAAAGGCTAATGGTTAAAGATACTG AGATAGCTGGGCTAAAATTAAGGAAGGGTACTTCGGTGTTAGTGAATATAATGGAGATGCATCGTAATCCTGAGCTCTACGACAATCCTTTGGAGTTTCGACCAGAGAGACACGACACGGCGTCAGCGAACTCGGCAAAGAATGCTTTCAGTTGGCTCGCTTTTAGTGCTGGACCCCGGAACTGTATTG GACAAAAATTCGCAATGatggaattaaaaataaccgTGGCGAGTGTCATAAAAAACTTCACAGTGCTGCCCGTAGACGTGGAAGAACCAGGGCTGTGCGCTGAACTTATTTTGAGGAGTGAAGTTGgggttaatattaaattgaaaccTAGAAATAAAACTTgctaa
- the LOC120623692 gene encoding cytochrome P450 4d2-like isoform X3, translating into MEYGDAFRVHLFHNPYVILSHPKYVEPLVSHSELITKGRSYSFLRPWLGDGLLTSTGFRWRTTRKFLTPAFHFNVLQNFLPVFLKNEKILIKKLQNYADGRAFDAFPIIALTALDNVTESIMGVSIEAQTNSESEYVKAIETVAKIVSLRMRNPFAGEETIFRLLRHKKAQDEALGVLHSQTQKVIKMRREELKNVNKSGVNEQSDNGIKNKHDFLDLLLLSTIDGKKIDDQHVREEVDTFMFEGHDTTTSGISFTLYCLAKHPEMQEKILEEQRRILGQNLDRDPSYVDLKEMKYLELVIKESLRMYPSVPLIERLMVKDTEIAGLKLRKGTSVLVNIMEMHRNPELYDNPLEFRPERHDTASANSAKNAFSWLAFSAGPRNCIGQKFAMMELKITVASVIKNFTVLPVDVEEPGLCAELILRSEVGVNIKLKPRNKTC; encoded by the exons ATGGAATACGGAGATGCATTTCGAGTGCATTTGTTTCATAATCCATACGTAATTTTATCACATCCGAAATACGTGGAG CCCTTAGTATCTCACAGCGAGTTGATCACAAAAGGCCGATCGTATTCTTTCCTTCGGCCATGGCTTGGGGACGGGCTCCTGACATCTACAG GTTTTAGATGGAGGACCACTCGGAAATTCTTGACACCGGcatttcattttaatgttttgcaaaatttttTACCCGTTTTTCTCAAAAACGAGaagatattaataaagaaaCTGCAAAATTACGCCGATGGAAGAGCCTTTGACGCGTTCCCAATCATTGCGCTGACTGCTTTAGATAATGTTACAg AGTCAATAATGGGGGTATCTATTGAAGCTCAAACCAACAGTGAATCCGAATATGTAAAAGCAATTGAAAC TGTCGCCAAGATTGTATCGTTGAGAATGAGAAATCCCTTCGCAGGAGAGGAAACAATTTTCAGGTTACTTCGACATAAAAAAGCTCAAGATGAAGCCTTGGGTGTTCTGCACTCTCAGACGCAGAAAGTGATAAAAATGCGACgagaggaattaaaaaatgtaaacaaatctgGAGTCAATGAACAGAGTGATAATG gtattaaAAATAAGCACGACTTTTTGGATTTGCTCTTATTATCAACGATCGACGGAAAAAAAATCGATGACCAACACGTAAGAGAAGAGGTTGACACGTTTATGTTTGAG gGTCATGATACTACGACGTCCGGTATCTCATTCACTTTGTATTGTCTGGCAAAACATCCTGAGATGCAAGAGAAAATTCTTGAGGAACAAAGAAGAATACTTGGCCAAAATTTGGATAGGGATCCAAGCTATGT AGATCTCAAAGAGATGAAATATTTGGAGCTAGTTATCAAAGAGAGTCTACGAATGTATCCGTCAGTGCCGCTCATAGAAAGGCTAATGGTTAAAGATACTG AGATAGCTGGGCTAAAATTAAGGAAGGGTACTTCGGTGTTAGTGAATATAATGGAGATGCATCGTAATCCTGAGCTCTACGACAATCCTTTGGAGTTTCGACCAGAGAGACACGACACGGCGTCAGCGAACTCGGCAAAGAATGCTTTCAGTTGGCTCGCTTTTAGTGCTGGACCCCGGAACTGTATTG GACAAAAATTCGCAATGatggaattaaaaataaccgTGGCGAGTGTCATAAAAAACTTCACAGTGCTGCCCGTAGACGTGGAAGAACCAGGGCTGTGCGCTGAACTTATTTTGAGGAGTGAAGTTGgggttaatattaaattgaaaccTAGAAATAAAACTTgctaa
- the LOC120623694 gene encoding transcriptional adapter 1-like codes for MSSDALNISRRKLNEVLGDKSTKYFNHMKQWFRMKLTKEEFDTEARALLSPDQVRYHNEFLLALLNKVEGLAETSITIAHDKAISHSRNSRRHKRNSRTSEKSNFEPADLLEYLPPHSPPGAGSDGVKYAAQEIFLPDHALVVGRFMLAAWELGLEGAEDDAADIIVVAVQNFLKNIIAAVISQRKGYKLRNKRFMYDLGGDMPNMWLRNSSLLYDPQSEGRVHSDDSVDALGPRCPPTIDEVEQSAAFEIACSGPITEPNDDKLTIEEFYNTLLTHKNVIACHSVYAVNMERLAVMLNHPSY; via the exons ATGTCTTCCGATGCACTAAACATATCAAGGCGGAAGCTCAACGAAGTTTTAGGCGACAAATCAACAAAATATTTCAACCACATGAAGCAATGGTTTCGAATGAAACTCACGAAGGAAGAATTTGATACTGAAGCTCGTGCTTTGCTGAGTCCCGACCAAGTTCGGTATCATAATGAGTTTTTACTTGCATTATTGAACAAAGTCGAAGGATTGGCCGAAACGTCAATTACCATTGCCCATGATAAGGCTATTTCTCACAGTCGAAACAGTAGACGACATAAAAGAAACTCTCGGACGTCCGAGAAATCTAACTTTGAGCCAGCAGATTTATTGGAATATTTGCCGCCTCATTCACCACCTGGTGCTGGCAGCGATGGTGTCAAATATGCTGCACAA GAAATCTTCCTCCCCGACCATGCCTTGGTTGTAGGACGATTCATGCTTGCAGCATGGGAGCTTGGACTAGAAGGAGCTGAAGATGATGCTGCAGACATTATAGTTGTTGCTGTACAAAACTTCCTCAAGAACATTATAGCTGCTGTTATATCACAGAGAAAAGG GTACAAGTTGAGGAATAAGCGATTTATGTATGACCTTGGTGGAGATATGCCAAACATGTGGCTGAGAAACAGTAGTTTGCTCTATGACCCACAGAGTGAGGGTAGGGTACACTCAGATGACAGTGTTGATGCCCTGGGTCCTCGATGTCCACCGACTATTGATGAAGTTGAACAATCTGCTGCATTTGAAATAGCATGCAG tgGGCCAATCACAGAACCAAATGATGATAAATTGACAATCGAAGAGTTCTACAACACGTTGCTGACTCACAAGAATGTGATAGCTTGTCATTCGGTGTATGCAGTTAATATGGAAAGACTAGCTGTTATGTTGAACCATCCTAGCTATTAG